The window GATGAGGAAATTGAGAGATTAGTCAGAATGGGCAGCATTGATATCGGAATGACTCTGCAGCCACCAGACGACCATTTTTCATTTCGAGTCACGCCATTCGCTCAGGAGCGATTGATAGGTATTCAACCTTCGTTGTCATTCCATAGCCGAAAGATGATTGTTCCTCGAGACATTGTATCCTTACCCTTAAACGATACATGGGATATGGAGATCATGCATCTCGATTCCACCGAGACTGTTAAACAATTTGTTATGCAGGGAATGGGGTACGGAGTGGTCTTGGAATCAGCAGCAAGTTTAGAGCTATCTTATGGGAGGCTGCTGCCTTGGACAATGTTCACACCAATACCTGTGGTAGCGAGTGTTATTACACGGCCTGCTGAACGTTTATCCAAGAGTGTTTGGTATTTCTTGAATCATCTAAGGAATGGAGCGGACGGATGAGATGAGAAAAAATAGCGGGATTGGTTGGGAAAGAAATCTCGAAATTGGGTGGTTACTTACCAATAAGGCTAAGCTACTATTATGTAAATGAGTAGTCACCTTTTCATAGAAGAAAACAATAGGATAGATTGGGGAGTATATGTCAGCTCTGAATACACAAAACCTATCGACCGGCGTTATGTCTGCGTTGATGGCCTGCACAGGTGGCGCCATCATGATCATAAATAGTGCAGAAACAGCGGGGTTTAGCCGCTCGCAGCTGATTTCCTGGTTGTTCTGTGTCTACTGCTTAGGCGGTATTCTAAATTTGGTATTGACGTGGACATACAAGATCCCTTTTGCCGGGGCACACTCGATCACGGCTGTTGCTTTTCTAAGCACGGTTGTCGATCAATTTACGCTAAATGACCTGGCAGCCGGTTTCATTATGGCGGGGGGACTTATCGCTGTATTCGGCTTTACGGGATTATTCAGTAAAGCGTTGGATTTCATCCCAAAGCCTTTTATTGATGCTATGTTAGCCGGCTTGGTTCTTCAATATGTGGTGAATATCATTCCGGCGTTAAAGGATTCACCTCTTATTGTCGGATTGGCCATTTTAGGTTTTTTTATCGCACCCAAAATTTCGAAATCAATACCGCCGTTACTAGGGGTGATACTCTTCGGTGTCTTGGGGCTTTTTATCGGCTATGATTTTCCGGGAGTACCGGAGGCTGCTGAGTTTGCTTTACCTCAAATCATTATTCCTTCCCTCACCGTTCACAGTTTCTTTTCGATTGCGATTCCGATTGCCGTTCTGATTTTGACAAACGATATTGCAGTGGCTTTAGCTGCGCTGAAGAAAAACGACTATCAACCTCCAGTTAACCAGACGCTTGTGCTTTCAGGGATTGGCACGTTTATCGCCGGTTTTTTTGGAGGCCATGCCGTGAACATCGGGGGGATGATGACTGCGCTATGCAGCAGTAAGGAAGCAGGGCCAAAAGAAAATCGGATAGGTGCGGCACTAGTTTCCGGAGCATTAGTCACTTTATTCGGTTTTTTTGCATGGAAAGTCATTGTGATTATTGAAATGCTGCCATCCGCTTTTATTACGATGTTATCCGGATTTGCCCTCCTGGCTGTATTGTTAAATAGCATGCAAGCAGCGTTCTCAGAGTCGTCTTATCGATACTCGACCTTGTTTGCTTTTCTAATCGCGATTTCCAATGTCTCATTTGTTGGGGTATCCTCTCCTGTATGGTCTTTGTTAGTAGGGATTATATCAGCTCAAATTTTCGGTGAAGGAAAGTTCAATAAGAGAACAGTACGGGGAGAGCAGACTTAACGATATTGGCTATCTTCCTAAAGATCCTGATTTCAATATTCTCTTCTCCTTATAAAGCACATTCATAATAATAACTAGCGCAACCATCACCAATGTGATCGGTATGATAAAAATAGTTGGCGATATACCTTGGATCAACACGGGCAGTAAGTAGCCGATGAGCGATGCTGCTTGGGAGATAAAAAGGTATAAACTGGCCCCAAAACCAGTGTGGTTGATAAACATGCGCTGAACGTAACCCATTGCTACTCCATATAAAATAGAGATGGACAATGAATAGACAGGCTGAACCGTAAAAAACAGCGCTAAAGGAGAAGCTAGTGCATAGACGGTATAAGTGACGAGCGCACATACTCCGCCTAATACCATGATGGATTTGCTCCCGAACTTGGCTGCCCAATAACCTGTTAAGGTCATGAATAACAGTTCAAAAACGGCCTGGCCGCTCCACAGGTAAGACATTAGATCTGGCCTACCGAACCTTTCATTGAAAACTAAGGGTAAATACAATCCACGGATGGCGTCAGCACATAAAAGCATCAAGAGCGCGATCAACATGGCCAAAGAGAACGGTTCTCCGGCCTTGATGTCTGCGTTTTCGTTCGTCCCTTTAACTTCGCTATAAAACAGCAGTAGTAAGAAGAGACCAGCAAAACCTGCTGCATTGCCCCAGAGTACTCCTTGGAATCCTGTAATCAGATACAGATTAGCACCGAACAACAGGCCCATAAAAAAACCAACGCTATACCCAGCACGAAGCCAAAGCATCGCTATTTCCATAATAGATTCGGCATGTTTCTTGAAATGATTGCGGGCCATAGCAAAGAGTTGTCCCATGATCAATCCAGATGGGCCAACGGCAATCGACATGCCGGTCAGAGCTTCTATATAATTGTCAGCATGCATGTAGATAATGAGCCCACTTGCGCAAATTACAGCAGCAATCATCGGAATTGGTTTTTTTTCCTTGATCCTGTCACTGACAATGCCGACGGATAAAGTAATTATCATATTCAGCAATAATGAGATAGAGAAAATGGACGCGATCTCGCCTTTAGATAAACCTAGATGATCCTTCAAATATACCGCATTCATAGGAGCAAGTATGCCAGTGCCGATCCCGTAAATAAGGATAGCCAGAAGTAGGTATCCTGCTCCCTTAATACGCAGAAATAAATTGAAATCTGATTTCAATTGCATGATCAACGACCTTTCATTGTTTAGGCATTATTTATAGAATAGCGCAGCAATAGGGAATAGGGAATATAATAATACGAGAATAGCCTATTTGCAGGACTTTCGCACTCCCATTCAACTTGAGCTAAGGCGGCTGAATGCCGGGGAGAATGGCAACCTCTAAGGGTATTATCGCAAAGGTATTTTGGCTGGAGATAAATGGGTCTATCGCAATCCCTTTCAGCCAGGACGTTTGTCTGACGACGAAATAGTCATACAAGCAATCGTGGGCAACGTTTTAACTAGCAAATAGACTAACCTTGGCCGTAATAAAACAGGACTTTCCTTTGTCTTTTCAGACAATTGAGAAGGTCCTTTTTGATAGGACCTGCAATCGGATCCTTATTTATGCAATAATATAATCAGAGTAAATTTAAAAGGAGAAAAATATGCCAAAACAACGCAAACTGATAGAACCTTCAGACTTTGAAAGGATGCGGGTATTTCGACAGCCAATCTCGATCTTTTTACAGGGTGAACAAATAGGTGAAAATGTCATCATTCAATCTCATGATAACGATATTGTTGTAAGCACGACTGGCGAACAATACGTGAAGGCAAATTGTGAATTTCTAAGTAAAAGATAATGACCATTTCAGTTCACATTAAAAGTCATGTTATATTTAAATAGCCATATATAGTAGAAATAGGGGGTACATTGACGACTGGAGGTTTACAAATGCCTAAGGTAGATTTCGATCACGATTCTGTTTTTCAACAAGTATATACCTTTGCTCCGAATGCTATAGCGTTGGTGTCCATAGACGGAACTATCAGGAGGGTCAATCCATCCTTCTATCCAACCCTCGGTTATACGGAGCAAGAAGCAATTGGACTTACACTTAAGGAAATTACCCATCCTGATGATTTGAATAAAATTAATGCACGAATCGAAGAGGTATTGCATGGAAAATCACCTTGCTATGAGTTGGAAAAGCGTAGTATTCACAAAAACGGTAACCTAATTTGGTCGTCTGTAAGGTTTTCATTGGTTCGTGACGAAAAACAAGGAACTCCACTATACTTTATCGTTCATATCGTCGATATTTCAGATAAAATAGCCACTGAACAAAAGCTTCTAAAGATTGAAGAATTGTATGAACTTATCTCTGAAAATGCTCAAGATATTATTACCTTAGTGAATCCAGAGGGCAACATCGCGTATTTATCACCCTCCGTACGTGATTTATTGGGTTATGAGCCAGAAGAATTGATCGGAAAAGATGTTTCTGAATTGAATCACCCTGAAGACTTAGCAAAAATAAGATCTGCCTCTTTTTCGGATAATGAGGTAATTACCTATCGTTCACGCCATAAGAATGGTACGTATATTTGGTTTGAGACCGCGATTAAACTCATTAGAGATGATCAAGGCCATCTACAGAAGGTATTAGGGATAGGGCGGGATATTACAGAGCGTAAGAAATACCAGGATAATCTTGCGGAGGCTCAGCATATTGCCATGCTAGGCAGTTGGGAATTGGATATTCTTGAAGACAAGATCACATTCTCTGAAGAATTTTACCAAATTTATAACTTATCCAAAAATAATTTACCATCCGATCCGACGGATCTTGCCTTTATGATTCATCCAGATGATCAACAACAATTTCATGAATTCATTGATCAAGCCATGCAAGGTACTGCGATTAGCTCGGAATTTCGCAATCAG is drawn from Paenibacillus sp. V4I7 and contains these coding sequences:
- a CDS encoding benzoate/H(+) symporter BenE family transporter; amino-acid sequence: MSALNTQNLSTGVMSALMACTGGAIMIINSAETAGFSRSQLISWLFCVYCLGGILNLVLTWTYKIPFAGAHSITAVAFLSTVVDQFTLNDLAAGFIMAGGLIAVFGFTGLFSKALDFIPKPFIDAMLAGLVLQYVVNIIPALKDSPLIVGLAILGFFIAPKISKSIPPLLGVILFGVLGLFIGYDFPGVPEAAEFALPQIIIPSLTVHSFFSIAIPIAVLILTNDIAVALAALKKNDYQPPVNQTLVLSGIGTFIAGFFGGHAVNIGGMMTALCSSKEAGPKENRIGAALVSGALVTLFGFFAWKVIVIIEMLPSAFITMLSGFALLAVLLNSMQAAFSESSYRYSTLFAFLIAISNVSFVGVSSPVWSLLVGIISAQIFGEGKFNKRTVRGEQT
- a CDS encoding LysR family transcriptional regulator — protein: MNTKHLSLFMQVIKKGSITQVAKETYVSQPAISMQLKRLEQEVGVPLFTVVGRDIAVTDAGLTLMEYAESMLSLEGQIYRAMEEYRLGNRGKIIVAASQVVAAYLLPKIMYSFTQTYSDITVELQTRTDEEIERLVRMGSIDIGMTLQPPDDHFSFRVTPFAQERLIGIQPSLSFHSRKMIVPRDIVSLPLNDTWDMEIMHLDSTETVKQFVMQGMGYGVVLESAASLELSYGRLLPWTMFTPIPVVASVITRPAERLSKSVWYFLNHLRNGADG
- a CDS encoding MFS transporter gives rise to the protein MQLKSDFNLFLRIKGAGYLLLAILIYGIGTGILAPMNAVYLKDHLGLSKGEIASIFSISLLLNMIITLSVGIVSDRIKEKKPIPMIAAVICASGLIIYMHADNYIEALTGMSIAVGPSGLIMGQLFAMARNHFKKHAESIMEIAMLWLRAGYSVGFFMGLLFGANLYLITGFQGVLWGNAAGFAGLFLLLLFYSEVKGTNENADIKAGEPFSLAMLIALLMLLCADAIRGLYLPLVFNERFGRPDLMSYLWSGQAVFELLFMTLTGYWAAKFGSKSIMVLGGVCALVTYTVYALASPLALFFTVQPVYSLSISILYGVAMGYVQRMFINHTGFGASLYLFISQAASLIGYLLPVLIQGISPTIFIIPITLVMVALVIIMNVLYKEKRILKSGSLGR